In the Sus scrofa isolate TJ Tabasco breed Duroc chromosome 7, Sscrofa11.1, whole genome shotgun sequence genome, one interval contains:
- the PAX9 gene encoding paired box protein Pax-9 isoform X1 — protein MEPAFGEVNQLGGVFVNGRPLPNAIRLRIVELAQLGIRPCDISRQLRVSHGCVSKILARYNETGSILPGAIGGSKPRVTTPTVVKHIRTYKQRDPGIFAWEIRDRLLADGVCDKYNVPSVSSISRILRNKIGNLAQQGHYDSYKQHQPAPQPALPYNHIYSYPSPISAAAKVPTPPGVPAIPGSVAMPRTWPSSHSVTDILGIRSITDQGVSDSSPYHSPKVEEWSSLGRSNFPAAAPHAVNGLEKGALEQEAKYAQAPNGLPAVSSFVSASSMAPYPTPAQVSPYMTYSAAPSGYVAGHGWQHASGTPLSPHNCDIPASLAFKGMQAAREGSHSVTASAL, from the exons ATGG AGCCAGCCTTTGGGGAGGTGAACCAGCTCGGAGGAGTATTCGTGAACGGGAGGCCGCTGCCCAACGCCATCCGGCTTCGCATAGTGGAACTGGCCCAACTGGGCATCAGACCATGTGACATCAGCCGCCAGCTACGGGTCTCGCACGGCTGCGTCAGCAAGATCCTGGCGCGCTACAATGAGACAGGCTCAATCTTGCCAGGAGCCATCGGGGGTAGCAAGCCTCGGGTCACCACCCCCACCGTGGTGAAGCACATCCGGACCTACAAGCAGAGGGATCCCGGCATCTTCGCCTGGGAAATACGGGACCGCCTGCTGGCGGATGGAGTGTGTGACAAGTACAATGTGCCCTCGGTGAGCTCCATCAGCCGCATCCTGCGCAACAAGATCGGCAACTTGGCCCAACAGGGCCATTACGACTCATACAAACAGCACCAGCCGGCACCGCAGCCGGCGCTGCCCTATAACCACATCTATTCGTACCCCAGCCCCATTTCAGCGGCCGCTAAGGTGCCCACTCCGCCCGGGGTGCCCGCCATCCCAGGGTCAGTGGCCATGCCGCGCACCTGGCCCTCCTCCCACTCCGTCACCGACATCCTAGGTATTCGCTCCATCACCGACCAAG gcgTGAGCGACAGCTCCCCGTACCACAGCCCCAAGGTGGAGGAGTGGAGCAGCCTGGGCCGCAGCAACTTCCCGGCCGCCGCCCCGCACGCGGTGAACGGGCTGGAGAAGGGGGCCTTGGAGCAAGAAGCCAAGTACGCTCAG GCACCAAATGGTCTCCCAGCTGTAAGCAGTTTTGTGTCAGCATCCAGCATGGCTCCTTATCCCACCCCGGCCCAAGTGTCGCCTTACATGACCTACAGTGCTGCTCCTTCTGGTTATGTTGCTGGACATGGGTGGCAACATGCCAGTGGCACCCCACTCTCCCCCCACAACTGTGACATTCCCGCGTCGCTGGCGTTCAAGGGAATGCAGGCAGCCCGAGAAGGTAGCCACTCTGTCACGGCTTCCGCACTCTGA
- the PAX9 gene encoding paired box protein Pax-9 isoform X2: protein MEPAFGEVNQLGGVFVNGRPLPNAIRLRIVELAQLGIRPCDISRQLRVSHGCVSKILARYNETGSILPGAIGGSKPRVTTPTVVKHIRTYKQRDPGIFAWEIRDRLLADGVCDKYNVPSVSSISRILRNKIGNLAQQGHYDSYKQHQPAPQPALPYNHIYSYPSPISAAAKVPTPPGVPAIPGSVAMPRTWPSSHSVTDILGIRSITDQGVSDSSPYHSPKVEEWSSLGRSNFPAAAPHAVNGLEKGALEQEAKYAQNPIHISSSPMTNITENSNKENPSPESLSTVKNAREKL from the exons ATGG AGCCAGCCTTTGGGGAGGTGAACCAGCTCGGAGGAGTATTCGTGAACGGGAGGCCGCTGCCCAACGCCATCCGGCTTCGCATAGTGGAACTGGCCCAACTGGGCATCAGACCATGTGACATCAGCCGCCAGCTACGGGTCTCGCACGGCTGCGTCAGCAAGATCCTGGCGCGCTACAATGAGACAGGCTCAATCTTGCCAGGAGCCATCGGGGGTAGCAAGCCTCGGGTCACCACCCCCACCGTGGTGAAGCACATCCGGACCTACAAGCAGAGGGATCCCGGCATCTTCGCCTGGGAAATACGGGACCGCCTGCTGGCGGATGGAGTGTGTGACAAGTACAATGTGCCCTCGGTGAGCTCCATCAGCCGCATCCTGCGCAACAAGATCGGCAACTTGGCCCAACAGGGCCATTACGACTCATACAAACAGCACCAGCCGGCACCGCAGCCGGCGCTGCCCTATAACCACATCTATTCGTACCCCAGCCCCATTTCAGCGGCCGCTAAGGTGCCCACTCCGCCCGGGGTGCCCGCCATCCCAGGGTCAGTGGCCATGCCGCGCACCTGGCCCTCCTCCCACTCCGTCACCGACATCCTAGGTATTCGCTCCATCACCGACCAAG gcgTGAGCGACAGCTCCCCGTACCACAGCCCCAAGGTGGAGGAGTGGAGCAGCCTGGGCCGCAGCAACTTCCCGGCCGCCGCCCCGCACGCGGTGAACGGGCTGGAGAAGGGGGCCTTGGAGCAAGAAGCCAAGTACGCTCAG AATCCGATACATATTAGTAGCTCTCCTATGACAAACATCACAGAAAATAGCAACAAGGAAAATCCCTCTCCGGAATCCCTTTCTACAGTAAAGAATGCCAGAGAGAAATTATAG